The Chitinophagaceae bacterium genome window below encodes:
- a CDS encoding zinc-dependent peptidase: protein MRQISGRNYLMPFDIPEHLRRKKFYLHLIMVLVFQILFILGLIILIILLVFRISRPKVISQLPENYKELLNDYVKFYRQLEDAAKEEFEKRADHFLSAVKITGVNAVVEDLDRLLIAAGAIIPVYAVPDWQYINLHEVLLYPGAFNSEFDQHGSDRNIAGMVGTGAMQHVMIITKWQLRQGFINHNDANNTAIHEFVHLVDKMDGTRMVFLKLF from the coding sequence ATGCGGCAGATATCTGGCCGGAATTACCTGATGCCGTTTGATATTCCGGAGCACCTTCGCCGGAAGAAGTTTTATCTTCATCTTATTATGGTATTAGTTTTTCAAATATTATTTATCCTGGGGTTGATTATTTTAATCATTCTGCTTGTTTTCAGAATCAGCAGGCCAAAGGTTATCAGTCAGCTGCCGGAGAATTACAAAGAGCTATTGAATGATTATGTAAAATTTTACCGGCAACTTGAAGATGCAGCAAAAGAAGAATTTGAAAAACGGGCAGATCATTTTTTATCGGCTGTAAAAATAACCGGGGTAAATGCTGTTGTCGAAGATCTCGACCGGCTCTTAATTGCAGCGGGTGCAATTATACCGGTGTACGCTGTTCCCGACTGGCAATATATTAACCTGCATGAAGTGTTGTTATACCCCGGTGCATTTAATTCAGAATTTGATCAGCACGGATCAGACAGGAATATTGCAGGCATGGTGGGTACGGGCGCCATGCAGCATGTAATGATCATTACCAAATGGCAGTTAAGACAGGGATTCATTAATCACAATGATGCGAACAATACTGCTATACACGAGTTTGTACACCTGGTAGATAAAATGGATGGAACAAGGATGGTGTTCCTGAAATTATTTTAG
- a CDS encoding zinc-dependent peptidase, with product MEQWRNMMEATILQMKTYGSDIDMYGATNTAEFFAVISEYFFEQPEALQSNHPELFQMLERIYRTGNNG from the coding sequence ATGGAGCAATGGCGGAATATGATGGAGGCAACCATTCTGCAAATGAAAACTTACGGATCAGACATTGATATGTACGGAGCAACGAATACTGCAGAATTCTTTGCAGTAATTTCAGAATACTTTTTTGAGCAGCCGGAGGCATTACAATCGAATCATCCTGAGTTGTTTCAAATGCTTGAACGGATTTATAGAACCGGAAATAATGGTTGA
- a CDS encoding glyoxalase, with translation MKQKALSLRPFIGAKDFAVSRSFYKDLGFEESVLANNFSVFKKEGLAFYLQDAYVKDWIDNTMLFMEVEDVDAYWNELLSLNLPAKYEHVKLVPVRTLDWGKECFLHDPSGILWHIGEFAK, from the coding sequence ATGAAGCAAAAAGCTTTATCCTTAAGGCCATTCATTGGTGCAAAGGACTTTGCAGTTTCCAGAAGTTTTTACAAAGACCTGGGTTTTGAGGAAAGTGTTTTAGCCAATAATTTTTCTGTTTTCAAAAAGGAGGGTCTTGCATTTTATTTACAGGATGCTTATGTTAAAGACTGGATTGATAATACCATGCTGTTTATGGAAGTGGAAGATGTTGATGCCTACTGGAATGAGCTGTTGTCGTTAAATCTTCCTGCTAAATATGAGCATGTAAAACTTGTTCCGGTTCGTACACTTGACTGGGGTAAGGAATGTTTTTTGCATGATCCTTCGGGCATTCTCTGGCATATTGGAGAATTTGCCAAGTAA
- a CDS encoding DUF1059 domain-containing protein translates to MKTMTCKQLGGACSQAFHASSFEEIANMSKKHGMEMFQIGDKDHLEAMNEMKELMQTPDAMKVWFETKRKEFNALPEDV, encoded by the coding sequence ATGAAAACAATGACCTGTAAACAATTAGGTGGAGCATGCAGCCAGGCCTTTCATGCAAGCAGTTTTGAAGAAATTGCAAACATGAGTAAAAAACATGGTATGGAAATGTTTCAAATTGGGGATAAGGATCATCTTGAAGCAATGAATGAAATGAAGGAACTCATGCAAACACCGGATGCAATGAAGGTTTGGTTTGAAACAAAAAGAAAAGAATTTAATGCCCTGCCTGAGGATGTATGA
- a CDS encoding winged helix-turn-helix transcriptional regulator, with protein sequence MGGKYKGRILWVLRDGLMRYGELKKAIIGITPKMLTQTLKELETDNLVSRKSYPEVPPRVEYTLSDTGKELIPFIQQMQSWGEKQMVLNKVKPAVQ encoded by the coding sequence ATTGGAGGAAAATATAAAGGACGGATATTGTGGGTACTCAGAGATGGACTGATGCGCTATGGGGAATTAAAAAAAGCCATCATTGGCATTACACCAAAAATGCTTACACAAACGCTCAAAGAGTTAGAAACAGATAACCTTGTTTCAAGAAAATCATACCCGGAAGTTCCACCCAGAGTTGAATATACACTTTCCGATACAGGGAAAGAGTTAATTCCTTTCATTCAACAAATGCAGAGCTGGGGTGAAAAACAAATGGTACTGAATAAAGTTAAGCCAGCTGTGCAATAA
- a CDS encoding CPBP family intramembrane metalloprotease: MNASLKSFLQFPLVKIIAGITVCMGAVILIKNFIAQPVLYSLLDNKILADTIKNCISFSVLLISYYLFSKYYERKKLVELSVQNLTGEMFGGLTLGFFTITVSIFILYLLGCYRIISVSTANYSLKLFTLLLTAALVEDLLIRGLIIRVLENWLGTYITLIIAMLFETWHLFNPNSSIASGFMDLVWGFTMAILYVYTKRIWLPFFFHVGWNFAQPFYGSNLSGLEDMGTIIESKFNGPLLLTGGKTGIEGSIFAIILLSMVGIVFFHLSKKEGKFVKRKTDNSQNSGVI; this comes from the coding sequence ATGAATGCTTCACTGAAATCCTTTCTACAATTCCCTCTTGTAAAAATAATTGCAGGTATCACTGTTTGTATGGGTGCTGTGATTCTTATTAAGAACTTCATAGCACAGCCAGTATTATACAGTTTACTTGATAACAAAATACTGGCCGATACAATTAAGAACTGTATCTCATTTTCCGTATTGCTGATAAGCTATTATTTATTTTCAAAATATTATGAACGTAAAAAACTGGTTGAACTGTCTGTGCAAAACTTAACCGGGGAAATGTTTGGTGGTTTAACTCTTGGTTTCTTCACCATTACAGTATCCATTTTTATTTTGTATTTGCTTGGCTGCTATCGAATAATCAGTGTATCTACTGCAAATTATTCATTGAAGTTATTTACACTTTTGCTTACAGCTGCTTTAGTGGAGGATTTATTAATACGGGGATTAATCATAAGAGTGCTCGAAAACTGGCTGGGTACGTACATCACATTAATTATTGCCATGCTTTTTGAAACCTGGCATCTGTTCAATCCAAATTCAAGTATCGCCAGTGGTTTTATGGATTTAGTATGGGGGTTTACAATGGCCATTCTTTATGTGTACACAAAAAGAATCTGGCTTCCGTTTTTCTTTCATGTGGGCTGGAACTTTGCTCAACCGTTTTATGGTTCAAACCTCTCAGGCCTGGAAGACATGGGAACCATTATTGAATCGAAATTTAATGGACCCCTGTTATTAACCGGTGGAAAAACAGGAATTGAAGGTTCCATCTTTGCAATAATTCTTTTGTCAATGGTTGGTATTGTGTTTTTTCATCTTTCGAAGAAGGAGGGGAAGTTCGTTAAAAGAAAAACTGACAACAGCCAAAACTCAGGGGTTATTTAA
- a CDS encoding glucosidase, which yields MPDEKERGRLARSNNNKNWKKWGPYLSDRQWGTVREDYSAEGNTWSFINHDLARSYAYRWGEEGIAGFCDADQILCMAPAFWNGKDSILKERLFGLTNNEGNHGEDVKELYFHLDSSPTHSYCKFLYKYPQEAFTYIELVKENKRDRLSPEYELPDTGIFKDNRYFDCYIEYAKDEINDILMKITVYNRGPQPSAIHVLPHLWFRNFWKHNPRFTKPEIISLNNECLQTNSARNGSFFFYHEGGEQLFCDNETNNQRMYSRSNDSAFVKDGINNYVVNKEQTVNLKKQGTKSAVWLKQTIEAGSSAVFKVRLSKNQLADPWTGFDAIFSKRQLENDKYYEELTPKKLSAPHKTLLRSSLSGLLWTKQFYYLDVFKWLFGEPGETAPHRNYQRNYDWQHLTCRNIISMPDKWEYPWFAAWDLAFHAASFVHVDPDFAKQQLLVVLREYYMHPNGQIPAYEWNFSDVNPPVHAWGVWYVFEADKKKTGVADWDFLERAFQKLLMNFTWWVNQKDSNGTDIFEGGFLGLDNIGVFDRNHMPPGIKKLQQADATSWMAMYAINMLRMSLELAEHNIAYEESAAKFFRHFLNIGWAMHHIGKKDISLWDEKDSFYYDAIQFENGSSERLRIRSIVGIIPLLAVEIMHKDIFEKLRQFNTRLQVIRLTRPDLTRIISDIEQKNKEGNYLFAIMIGDRLEHLLKRLLDEAEFLSDYGIRSLSKIHQEKPYVFGYQGHNYSIQYEPGESSSSMFGGNSNWRGPIWFPLNYLIIHSLRKYYQYYGNSYTYEFPAGSGVKMNLKQIANQLTKRLLKIFERNDTGAFQYHDSKQPEWADKHFKEHHLFYEFFHGDTGQGLGASHQTGWTALIANLLLEMDEE from the coding sequence ATGCCGGATGAAAAAGAAAGGGGACGGTTAGCCCGTTCAAACAACAATAAAAACTGGAAAAAGTGGGGGCCTTATTTATCCGACCGTCAATGGGGTACCGTTCGGGAAGATTATAGTGCAGAAGGAAATACCTGGAGCTTTATTAATCATGATCTGGCCCGCAGCTATGCATACCGCTGGGGCGAAGAGGGTATTGCGGGATTTTGTGATGCTGATCAGATTTTATGCATGGCTCCTGCTTTCTGGAACGGGAAGGATTCTATTTTAAAAGAACGGCTTTTCGGCCTTACCAATAATGAAGGAAATCATGGAGAGGATGTGAAAGAACTGTATTTCCATCTCGATTCTTCACCCACACATTCTTACTGTAAGTTTTTATACAAGTATCCGCAGGAAGCATTTACTTATATCGAACTGGTGAAGGAAAATAAGAGGGATCGTTTAAGCCCGGAATATGAATTGCCCGATACCGGCATTTTTAAAGACAACCGTTATTTCGATTGTTATATTGAATATGCAAAGGATGAAATCAATGACATTCTCATGAAGATAACGGTGTATAACCGTGGGCCTCAGCCGTCTGCTATTCATGTACTGCCGCATCTCTGGTTCCGTAATTTCTGGAAACATAATCCACGGTTCACAAAACCTGAAATTATTTCGCTTAACAATGAATGCCTGCAAACAAATTCTGCACGCAATGGCAGTTTCTTTTTTTATCATGAAGGTGGTGAACAGTTGTTCTGCGATAATGAAACCAATAATCAACGGATGTACAGCAGGTCGAACGATTCAGCTTTTGTAAAAGACGGTATCAATAATTATGTTGTTAATAAAGAACAAACGGTTAACCTGAAAAAGCAGGGCACCAAGTCGGCTGTTTGGTTAAAGCAAACAATTGAGGCCGGATCATCTGCAGTATTTAAAGTGAGGTTGAGTAAAAATCAATTAGCTGATCCATGGACAGGCTTTGATGCGATCTTCAGCAAGCGTCAGTTGGAGAATGATAAATATTATGAAGAGCTTACTCCAAAGAAATTATCAGCTCCACATAAAACTCTTCTACGCAGTTCACTGAGTGGTTTGCTTTGGACAAAACAATTTTATTATCTCGATGTATTTAAATGGCTGTTTGGTGAACCAGGTGAAACAGCTCCTCACCGTAACTATCAGCGGAATTATGACTGGCAGCATCTTACCTGCCGCAATATTATTTCCATGCCTGATAAATGGGAGTATCCTTGGTTTGCAGCCTGGGATCTTGCTTTTCATGCCGCAAGTTTTGTACATGTTGATCCTGATTTTGCCAAGCAGCAATTATTAGTTGTGTTGAGAGAATACTATATGCATCCCAACGGACAGATTCCTGCTTATGAATGGAATTTCAGTGATGTAAATCCTCCGGTGCATGCATGGGGAGTTTGGTATGTGTTTGAAGCCGATAAGAAAAAAACAGGCGTTGCTGACTGGGATTTTTTAGAAAGAGCTTTCCAGAAATTACTCATGAATTTTACCTGGTGGGTGAATCAAAAAGATTCAAACGGTACAGATATTTTTGAAGGCGGCTTTCTTGGCTTGGATAATATTGGTGTGTTTGACAGGAATCATATGCCACCGGGCATTAAAAAATTACAGCAGGCCGATGCTACCAGCTGGATGGCGATGTATGCAATTAATATGTTACGCATGTCGCTTGAATTAGCAGAGCATAATATTGCGTATGAAGAATCAGCTGCAAAATTCTTCCGGCATTTTCTGAATATTGGATGGGCCATGCATCATATCGGGAAGAAAGATATTTCACTGTGGGATGAGAAGGATTCATTTTATTATGATGCCATTCAGTTTGAAAATGGAAGCAGTGAACGTTTGAGGATCCGTTCCATTGTTGGCATCATTCCATTGCTGGCTGTAGAAATTATGCACAAGGATATTTTTGAAAAACTGCGGCAGTTTAATACAAGGTTACAGGTCATCCGATTAACAAGGCCCGACTTAACAAGAATCATTTCAGATATTGAACAAAAGAATAAGGAGGGTAATTATTTATTTGCCATCATGATTGGAGACCGGTTGGAACATCTCTTAAAACGGTTGTTAGATGAAGCTGAATTTTTATCTGACTATGGCATCCGCTCTTTATCAAAAATTCATCAGGAGAAACCTTATGTATTCGGTTACCAGGGTCATAATTATTCTATTCAGTATGAACCGGGTGAAAGTTCCAGCTCCATGTTTGGCGGTAACTCCAACTGGCGTGGACCAATTTGGTTTCCGTTAAATTATTTAATCATTCATTCACTCAGAAAGTATTACCAGTATTATGGCAATTCGTATACCTATGAATTTCCTGCCGGATCAGGTGTTAAGATGAACCTGAAACAAATTGCCAACCAGTTGACCAAACGTTTATTAAAAATATTTGAGCGGAATGATACAGGTGCTTTTCAGTATCACGACAGTAAACAGCCTGAGTGGGCAGACAAACATTTTAAAGAACATCATCTCTTCTATGAATTTTTTCATGGCGATACAGGGCAGGGACTTGGTGCTTCTCACCAAACAGGATGGACAGCATTAATTGCCAATTTATTACTGGAGATGGATGAGGAGTAG
- a CDS encoding alpha/beta hydrolase — translation MKKKWTVKRILKTIWITAGLFFIVLQFYSFQAKGVDNELLKSSNTTKVEQSSGFYLFTPVQPFKDVFIFYPGAMVDPKAYVPLCRKIADNGIQVYLVKMPWRLASKGYNKPKDLKLFADTTKTYILSGHSQGAKMAAQFVYENPSLIDKLILIATTHPRDVSLVDSKMPMLKIYGSKDGVADEETIIKNKPKLPETAKFVRIEGANHSQFGYYGSQLGDHPATISREEQLAETVRIITEFIKQ, via the coding sequence ATGAAGAAGAAATGGACCGTAAAAAGAATTCTTAAAACAATTTGGATTACTGCCGGATTGTTTTTTATAGTATTGCAGTTTTATTCTTTTCAGGCAAAGGGTGTCGATAATGAGTTATTGAAATCAAGCAATACAACCAAGGTTGAGCAAAGCAGCGGCTTTTATTTATTTACTCCGGTTCAACCGTTTAAAGATGTGTTTATTTTTTATCCCGGTGCAATGGTTGATCCAAAAGCCTATGTTCCTCTTTGCCGAAAAATAGCAGACAATGGTATACAGGTGTACCTGGTAAAAATGCCCTGGCGGCTTGCATCAAAAGGTTATAACAAACCAAAGGATTTAAAGCTGTTTGCCGATACAACGAAAACTTATATTTTGTCGGGACATTCGCAGGGAGCAAAAATGGCTGCACAGTTTGTATATGAAAACCCGTCATTAATTGACAAATTAATACTGATAGCAACTACGCACCCGAGGGATGTTTCACTTGTTGATAGCAAAATGCCCATGCTGAAAATCTATGGCTCTAAAGATGGAGTTGCCGATGAAGAAACCATTATAAAAAACAAACCGAAGCTGCCAGAAACAGCAAAGTTCGTACGTATTGAAGGAGCCAATCATTCGCAGTTTGGTTATTACGGATCTCAATTAGGTGATCATCCAGCAACCATCAGCAGGGAAGAGCAACTGGCAGAAACAGTAAGAATAATTACAGAGTTCATAAAACAGTAA
- a CDS encoding SDR family NAD(P)-dependent oxidoreductase: protein MSKVWLITGCSTGFGRALAKEVLAKGYRAAVAARNTNDVQDIIEGYPSTAIAVRLDVTVPEQIKSAVQTTIDQFGQIDVLVNNAGIGYFAAIEESEEAEIRRMFEINFFGLAHMTQEVLPHMRKRKAGHILNITSIGGLRSFPGIGFYNATKYAVDGLSEALSKEVAPLGIKVTIIAPSGFRTDWAGRSAKDTSIKIDDYATTAGKNAGDIRGYSGNQAGDPVKAALAMIQVTETENPPLRLLLGAAALKGARIKIEELKHDFEAWASVTEGADFPKA from the coding sequence ATGAGTAAAGTTTGGCTAATTACAGGATGTTCTACAGGTTTTGGAAGAGCACTGGCAAAAGAAGTACTGGCAAAAGGTTACAGGGCAGCAGTTGCAGCAAGAAACACAAATGATGTACAGGATATTATTGAAGGCTATCCCTCAACTGCAATTGCAGTAAGGCTGGATGTTACTGTGCCTGAACAGATCAAATCAGCGGTACAGACAACCATTGATCAATTCGGACAGATTGATGTACTTGTTAATAATGCCGGCATTGGTTATTTCGCTGCAATAGAAGAAAGCGAGGAAGCTGAAATACGCCGCATGTTTGAAATTAATTTCTTTGGCCTTGCACATATGACACAGGAAGTACTGCCGCATATGCGCAAACGTAAAGCAGGTCATATCCTGAATATTACTTCTATTGGCGGGCTTCGTTCTTTTCCCGGCATAGGATTTTACAACGCCACTAAATATGCCGTTGATGGGTTGAGTGAAGCCTTATCGAAAGAAGTTGCACCATTAGGTATTAAAGTAACGATCATTGCTCCGAGTGGTTTCCGTACTGACTGGGCAGGACGTTCAGCAAAAGATACCAGTATTAAAATTGATGACTATGCAACTACTGCCGGAAAAAATGCCGGCGATATACGTGGCTACAGCGGCAACCAGGCCGGCGATCCTGTAAAAGCAGCACTTGCAATGATACAGGTAACAGAAACAGAAAATCCTCCGCTGCGTTTATTATTAGGAGCAGCAGCACTCAAAGGCGCACGCATAAAAATCGAAGAACTGAAACATGATTTTGAAGCATGGGCTTCTGTTACTGAAGGAGCTGACTTTCCAAAAGCATAA
- a CDS encoding GntR family transcriptional regulator, with product MSTDNIYRHILIDEQSITPKYVQLINSILKGIEQGNIGKDYQLPSINDLSYELDISRDTAEKAYRQLKLLGVVGSVPGKGYFISKIDVKQSIRVFLLFNKLSLHKKIMYDSFVETLGDQAAIDFYIYNNDFGLFRKLVQNRREGYTHNVIIPHFLEGGEKAFEVINEIKEGELILLDKLIPGISTGHGAVYENFEKDIFEALKEALPKLSNYHTLKLVFPSYTYFPNEILKGFEHFCIEYAFQYKIVHNVEEEEIVDGDVFVNMMEDDLLVLLDKIQATKLKVGKHIGIISYNETPWKRFLIDGITTISTDFKKMGVLAAQMVLQNERKLVEVPFSLTLRNSL from the coding sequence ATGTCTACTGACAATATATACAGGCATATTCTGATTGATGAACAGTCCATCACTCCAAAATATGTGCAGCTGATCAACTCCATTTTAAAGGGAATTGAACAGGGTAATATTGGCAAGGATTACCAGCTCCCTTCAATTAATGACCTTAGTTATGAACTTGACATTTCAAGGGATACAGCAGAAAAAGCCTACCGGCAGCTGAAACTGCTGGGTGTGGTTGGTTCTGTTCCGGGAAAAGGATACTTCATTTCCAAAATAGATGTGAAGCAATCCATCAGGGTATTTCTTCTGTTCAATAAACTGAGCCTGCATAAAAAGATTATGTATGATTCTTTTGTTGAAACACTTGGCGACCAGGCAGCCATTGACTTTTATATTTACAACAATGATTTCGGGCTGTTCAGAAAACTGGTTCAAAACAGAAGAGAAGGTTATACGCATAACGTTATTATTCCCCATTTCCTCGAAGGCGGTGAAAAAGCTTTTGAAGTAATCAATGAAATCAAAGAAGGGGAACTGATCTTATTAGACAAACTCATTCCGGGAATCAGTACCGGTCATGGCGCTGTATATGAAAATTTTGAAAAAGATATTTTTGAAGCCCTGAAAGAAGCCCTTCCCAAACTCAGCAATTACCATACACTGAAACTGGTTTTTCCTTCCTATACCTATTTTCCGAATGAAATATTAAAAGGATTTGAACACTTCTGTATTGAATATGCCTTCCAGTACAAAATTGTACATAATGTGGAAGAAGAAGAAATTGTGGATGGCGATGTATTTGTGAATATGATGGAAGACGACCTGCTGGTATTGCTTGATAAGATACAGGCTACCAAATTAAAAGTGGGAAAACATATCGGCATCATTTCTTATAACGAAACTCCCTGGAAACGCTTTTTAATTGATGGCATCACCACCATTTCCACTGACTTTAAAAAGATGGGTGTACTGGCAGCACAAATGGTTCTGCAAAATGAACGGAAGCTTGTTGAAGTGCCGTTTTCGCTTACGCTCCGGAATTCTTTATAA
- the rhaT gene encoding L-rhamnose/proton symporter RhaT — MQVLLGVIFHFIGGFASGSFYIPYKKVKGWHWESYWIVGGLFSWLIVPPVAAYLTIPGFADIIRGSASSALGLTYMFGVLWGIGGLTYGLGVRYLGVSLGSSIILGLCMVFGALIPAIYYDFNPVEGKDTFSAMIGSTWGLTILAGLLVCIIGIIISGRAGMLKEKQISTTVTDPHGAEVKTEYKFALGMFVSIVSGVLSACFNFGLEAGQSMATVANEAWKAANPGEGEFLYRNNVIYIVLLWGGLTTNFIWCVILNARNKTFGDYTNQKTPLLKNYLFSALAGTTWFLQFFFYGMGESKLGNGPSSWILHMAFIILVANMWGLVLKEWKGVSKKTITTVTAGIIIIILSVLLVGYGNSLH, encoded by the coding sequence ATGCAGGTTCTATTAGGCGTTATCTTTCATTTCATTGGCGGTTTTGCTTCAGGAAGTTTCTATATTCCATACAAGAAAGTCAAGGGCTGGCATTGGGAAAGCTACTGGATTGTTGGTGGTTTGTTTTCCTGGTTGATTGTGCCCCCCGTTGCAGCATATCTTACAATTCCCGGTTTTGCTGATATTATCAGAGGTTCTGCCAGTTCGGCTCTTGGACTCACTTACATGTTTGGTGTGCTCTGGGGAATTGGCGGTTTAACTTATGGGTTGGGAGTGCGTTATCTCGGTGTATCGCTTGGCAGCAGTATTATCCTTGGATTATGTATGGTTTTTGGAGCTCTTATTCCTGCCATTTATTATGATTTCAATCCGGTTGAGGGAAAAGATACGTTCAGCGCAATGATTGGCTCCACCTGGGGCTTAACCATTTTAGCCGGTTTACTGGTTTGTATTATAGGTATCATCATCAGCGGCAGGGCCGGTATGCTGAAAGAAAAACAGATCAGTACGACTGTAACTGATCCGCATGGTGCAGAAGTGAAAACTGAATACAAGTTTGCACTGGGTATGTTTGTTTCCATTGTATCGGGTGTATTGAGTGCATGTTTTAACTTTGGACTGGAAGCCGGTCAGTCAATGGCAACTGTAGCAAATGAAGCGTGGAAAGCGGCTAATCCCGGTGAAGGTGAATTCCTATACCGCAACAATGTTATTTATATTGTTTTGCTCTGGGGAGGGTTAACCACTAATTTTATCTGGTGTGTTATTCTCAATGCCCGGAACAAAACATTCGGCGATTATACCAATCAGAAAACACCGTTGCTGAAAAACTACTTGTTTTCAGCATTGGCAGGTACAACCTGGTTTTTGCAGTTCTTCTTTTATGGTATGGGCGAAAGTAAATTAGGAAATGGACCAAGTTCATGGATACTCCATATGGCCTTTATTATTCTCGTTGCCAATATGTGGGGTCTTGTATTGAAAGAATGGAAAGGCGTGAGCAAAAAAACAATAACAACCGTAACAGCGGGAATTATCATTATTATTCTATCCGTATTACTGGTAGGGTATGGTAACAGTCTGCATTAA